A section of the Oryzias latipes chromosome 10, ASM223467v1 genome encodes:
- the LOC101174929 gene encoding toll-like receptor 1, which produces MRLSAAVLCATAMLLGGQRCALLPGSMVDRSSKNLSSVPGDLPPSAVSVDLSRNHIHQIHKGDFQSVPMLRFLNVSWNGLEHIDAETFLDTPHLEYLDLSHNILMNLSGQRYLVNAGNLVELNLAWNMFLNMTLGEEFSLLVKLKGLTIGARNIGVGDFKNIARLKLQSLTLFLEEELGYEVGSLINVNAKRLSIVFVDQTVNSGLISDALSVFDEVEMRNLTEGFDDLTTQLRKKPECRTSNLTVSDMAIDWRNLTEFLNVALQTSIIHISLTDATINKPPYFDTKVAQTARTKTFTLRRAVVSSFFFSQEAMYNFFINLPVQFLAVLETSIIHMTCPEKPSPVVEIDFSSCALSDSLFSRIKGQETIECETLTNLTKLSLADNNLKNIQLLSERVQHMISLQHLDLSLNSLVYDGKLCRWPPSLTVMNLSSGGLTEQVFECLPRGLERLDLQNNQISVVPTSIYKLTKLSSLNLNSNRLRDLPVCNTFPMLNELLLKSNSLHAPSVNNLENCSILKTLDVSHNPFTCTCSLRDFIKLGISTEKATSPIELLNWPQDYYCTYPEELRNSPLKDFWLSEVSCNVHLLAATILVPAGALIISIVLLCHHLDIPWYMSMIWQWLRAKHRARTRQVRPEDLLGVEFHAFVSYSQHDVDWVKNFLLHNLEGSAGGLKICHHEKNFVPGKTIVENIMACVEKSRRSVFILSAHFVKSEWCHYELYFASHQGLSLGTDGIVLVLLEPLPQYLIPNKYYQLKSMMLRHTYLEWPQDRAKHRLFWANLRAALQADLPNLSVTD; this is translated from the coding sequence ATGAGACTCTCAGCAGCTGTCCTGTGTGCAACGGCCATGTTGCTAGGAGGGCAGAGGTGTGCTTTGCTCCCTGGAAGCATGGTAGACCGTTCATCCAAGAACCTATCCTCTGTCCCAGGAGACCTGCCGCCGAGCGCCGTGTCCGTAGACCTTTCCAGAAACCACATACATCAGATTCACAAAGGAGACTTTCAAAGTGTCCCCATGCTGAGGTTCCTGAATGTGTCATGGAATGGTTTGGAGCACATCGACGCAGAAACTTTTCTTGACACTCCACACCTGGAATATCTGGATCTGTCACACAACATTCTGATGAACCTCTCAGGCCAACGGTACCTGGTGAACGCGGGAAACCTCGTGGAGCTAAACTTGGCCTGGAACATGTTTCTTAACATGACACTTGGGGAGGAGTTCAGCTTGTTGGTAAAACTGAAGGGACTGACCATTGGAGCCAGGAACATTGGTGTGGGAGACTTCAAAAACATTGCAAGGCTAAAACTGCAGAGTTTGACCCTTTTCCTGGAGGAGGAGCTTGGATACGAAGTTGGCAGTCTGATAAATGTCAATGCTAAAAGACTGAGCATAGTTTTTGTTGATCAAACAGTTAACAGTGGCCTGATCTCTGATGCTCTGTCGGTTTTTGATGAAGTGGAGATGAGAAACTTGACAGAGGGCTTTGATGATTTAACCACGCAGCTTAGAAAGAAACCAGAATGTCGTACTTCCAATCTGACTGTCAGTGACATGGCAATCGACTGGAGGAACTTAACAGAGTTTCTGAATGTGGCTCTGCAAACTTCTATTATCCACATAAGCTTAACAGATGCAACTATAAACAAGCCTCCTTATTTTGACACCAAAGTGGCTCAGACAGCAAGAACTAAGACCTTTACATTAAGACGGGCAGTTGTCAGCTCCTTCTTCTTTTCTCAGGAGGCCATGTACAACTTTTTTATCAACCTCCCAGTGCAATTTCTAGCTGTCCTGGAGACTTCAATCATACACATGACATGTCCGGAGAAGCCGAGTCCAGTTGTTGAGATTGACTTCTCCTCCTGCGCTCTGTCCGATTCCCTCTTCTCCAGAATCAAAGGTCAAGAAACCATTGAATGTGAAACTCTTACTAACTTGACAAAACTGTCGTTAGCAGACAATAATCTGAAAAATATTCAACTGCTGAGTGAGCGCGTGCAGCACATGATCTCTCTGCAGCACCTGGACCTCAGCCTCAACTCTCTGGTTTACGACGGCAAGCTGTGCCGGTGGCCGCCCAGCCTTACCGTCATGAACCTGTCCTCTGGAGGCCTGACAGAGCAAGTGTTTGAATGTCTGCCAAGAGGACTGGAACGGCTCGACCTCCAGAACAACCAGATCTCTGTGGTACCAACATCCATCTACAAACTGACAAAACTCTCTTCTCTCAATCTAAACTCGAACAGGCTGCGGGACCTGCCGGTGTGCAACACCTTCCCTATgctgaatgaactcctgctcAAGTCAAACTCTCTTCACGCCCCTTCTGTGAACAACctggaaaactgttcaattCTGAAGACGTTGGATGTCAGCCACAACCCTTTTACCTGCACCTGCTCTCTGAGGGATTTCATTAAACTTGGTATCAGTACTGAAAAGGCAACAAGTCCTATTGAGTTGTTGAACTGGCCTCAAGACTATTATTGCACCTACCCTGAGGAACTTAGAAATTCTCCTTTAAAAGACTTCTGGTTGTCAGAGGTTTCCTGTAATGTCCATCTTCTTGCAGCCACCATTTTGGTCCCTGCAGGGGCGCTAATTATTAGCATTGTGCTTCTGTGCCACCATCTAGACATTCCCTGGTACATGAGCATGATCTGGCAGTGGTTGAGGGCCAAACATCGAGCTAGAACACGACAAGTTCGGCCTGAAGATCTCTTGGGTGTTGAGTTCCACGCTTTTGTGTCTTACAGCCAGCACGATGTGGACTGGGTAAAGAATTTCCTTCTTCATAACCTTGAAGGTTCCGCCGGAGGGCTCAAGATTTGCCATCACGAAAAAAATTTTGTGCCCGGGAAGACGATCGTGGAGAACATCATGGCATGCGTGGAAAAAAGCCGCCGCTCTGTCTTCATACTCTCAGCTCACTTCGTGAAGAGTGAGTGGTGCCATTATGAGCTCTACTTTGCCAGCCATCAAGGCCTCTCTCTGGGCACGGACGGCATTGTGCTGGTGCTACTCGAACCTCTGCCTCAATACCTCATTCCCAACAAGTACTATCAGCTTAAGTCCATGATGCTTCGTCACACCTATCTGGAATGGCCTCAGGACAGAGCAAAGCACAGGCTGTTCTGGGCTAACCTCAGAGCTGCCCTGCAAGCTGACCTACCTAACCTTTCGGTCACAGACTAG